A part of Vulcanisaeta moutnovskia 768-28 genomic DNA contains:
- a CDS encoding tRNA(Phe) 7-((3-amino-3-carboxypropyl)-4-demethylwyosine(37)-N(4))-methyltransferase translates to MVRTNFDSRKSIFLKRLMEEGAQNRVDFDIYDFLLTFNKSLNDFYTTSSCSGRIALAKAPRLSYSKGSGLFKFVVKWHRPVTYGEVMNVLSNIDSGDVWFLVRAPIIHFVARDVHGALTILRMAREAGFKHSGIYSVTHDGVVVEVQGEDRFEVPIIINGKLIVTMDDLRRIIDIANETLIFGKFRLAHLIRLIEVRLFGKSELGEMPKVYFQESYRDFNIESINIENLV, encoded by the coding sequence ATGGTAAGGACTAATTTTGATTCACGTAAGTCCATATTTCTTAAGCGATTGATGGAGGAGGGAGCCCAGAATAGAGTTGACTTTGACATATACGACTTTTTACTCACGTTCAATAAGTCCTTAAATGACTTTTACACGACAAGTAGTTGCAGCGGTAGGATTGCCCTGGCTAAGGCTCCACGACTTAGCTACTCAAAGGGTTCTGGGTTATTTAAGTTCGTTGTTAAGTGGCATAGGCCTGTCACGTATGGCGAGGTTATGAATGTACTTAGTAATATTGATTCTGGCGATGTTTGGTTCTTGGTTAGGGCGCCAATAATCCACTTCGTGGCTAGGGATGTTCATGGGGCATTGACGATACTTAGGATGGCTAGGGAGGCAGGCTTTAAACATAGTGGTATATATTCAGTGACACATGATGGTGTTGTTGTTGAAGTTCAAGGCGAGGATCGTTTTGAGGTCCCCATAATAATTAATGGTAAATTAATAGTGACTATGGATGATTTAAGGCGTATTATTGATATTGCCAATGAAACTCTGATCTTCGGCAAGTTCAGACTGGCGCATTTGATACGATTGATAGAGGTTAGGCTTTTTGGTAAGTCTGAACTGGGTGAAATGCCTAAGGTATATTTCCAGGAGTCATATAGAGA
- a CDS encoding ABC transporter permease subunit — protein MDSTRHMFMPFIILISLMLLLPIVVLLYEGYGYLLKALMSGLFIESVVVTLLGAFIAAALDLLLGAPVAYAISRRLIPRPIDSVVSGVLLSPLTIPHTIVGLSILILVSPISPIPIIRKLPLVDTIWGLVAAYFVVSAPIAVGAMKQVFDELDPTYEYAGLTLGLSQWGVFAHVVVPMTFRELVSSFLMTWGRAISEFGSIVILAYYIVNPPFFNYVYPVPILIWYSYEVYGLPMALGYASASLMISILILVLIEIISERKFTGFKP, from the coding sequence TTGGATAGCACAAGGCATATGTTTATGCCTTTCATAATTCTAATATCACTTATGCTGCTATTACCTATTGTAGTCCTTCTCTATGAGGGTTATGGATACCTATTAAAGGCATTAATGAGCGGTCTATTCATCGAGAGCGTTGTAGTAACATTGCTCGGCGCATTTATAGCCGCAGCACTAGATCTACTCCTGGGGGCGCCTGTTGCCTATGCCATATCCAGAAGGTTAATACCAAGGCCAATAGATAGCGTAGTCAGTGGGGTATTGCTAAGTCCATTAACAATACCGCACACAATAGTTGGTTTGTCAATCCTAATACTGGTTTCACCAATATCGCCAATACCTATAATACGTAAGTTACCTCTCGTAGATACAATATGGGGCCTCGTAGCTGCATACTTCGTGGTTTCCGCACCAATAGCCGTCGGTGCCATGAAACAGGTATTTGATGAGTTGGACCCAACCTATGAATACGCCGGCTTGACCCTAGGACTTAGTCAATGGGGTGTCTTTGCCCATGTCGTGGTTCCCATGACATTCAGGGAGCTCGTATCATCATTCCTGATGACTTGGGGCAGGGCCATAAGTGAGTTTGGTTCTATTGTCATATTAGCTTACTACATAGTCAACCCACCATTCTTTAATTATGTGTACCCAGTGCCAATATTGATTTGGTATTCCTACGAGGTTTATGGGCTGCCCATGGCATTAGGTTATGCGTCAGCTTCGTTAATGATATCAATACTGATTTTAGTATTAATTGAAATTATTAGCGAGAGAAAATTCACAGGTTTTAAGCCGTGA
- a CDS encoding substrate-binding domain-containing protein, with protein MRLSIVGSILISLIIGLTLGYSIPTVTHPAHTMKTSQTLSVITASLYASLFRDAGEKLGINTVVTGMGSVQAARQVILNPSGYSIYASIDPYILTSLLYPSNITSWYIAIAGDQMVIAYSPNLPKPLLNVVNNLTNAEWSALRSGNYAEAMVITREFLNLIFSNETFNMAHEYGAYAIGMSNPNTDPEGYRALMVLQLTGIYWGLGKDYYVNLFNQANSTGNVYEVLAGSELFGPVESGKVWFDIAIYKSSAVSVNIPYFPLPPQVNLGSPQYSSFYSKASVTIVVGGSNIVARGTPIQLAVTIPNQAPDKELAVEVILYLISPSGHELMESLGIQPLTPALFYGNLSNAPPLIRAFANSSLLAYGG; from the coding sequence ATGAGGTTAAGTATCGTCGGCTCAATACTGATATCGTTAATTATAGGGCTAACCTTGGGATACTCAATACCAACAGTAACGCACCCAGCACATACCATGAAAACGAGCCAAACCCTAAGTGTAATAACGGCGTCTCTATATGCATCGTTGTTTCGAGATGCTGGTGAGAAGTTGGGCATAAATACCGTGGTGACCGGGATGGGTTCTGTACAGGCTGCCCGTCAGGTAATCCTAAATCCAAGCGGCTATTCAATATATGCAAGTATAGATCCATACATACTAACCTCCCTATTATATCCAAGCAACATAACTAGTTGGTACATAGCCATAGCAGGTGATCAAATGGTAATAGCGTACTCACCCAACTTACCTAAGCCATTATTAAATGTGGTTAATAACCTAACCAATGCTGAGTGGTCAGCGTTAAGGTCCGGGAATTATGCAGAGGCTATGGTAATAACCAGGGAATTCCTAAACCTAATATTCTCAAATGAAACCTTTAACATGGCTCATGAATACGGAGCCTACGCCATAGGGATGTCCAACCCAAACACTGATCCTGAGGGGTATAGGGCGCTCATGGTTCTACAACTCACTGGAATATATTGGGGCTTGGGTAAGGATTACTACGTTAATCTGTTTAATCAGGCAAATTCCACGGGTAATGTATACGAGGTTCTCGCAGGCAGTGAGTTATTCGGCCCTGTTGAGTCAGGTAAGGTTTGGTTTGACATAGCTATTTACAAATCATCTGCCGTGAGCGTTAATATACCGTATTTTCCATTACCACCACAGGTCAATCTCGGTTCGCCACAATACTCAAGCTTTTATAGCAAAGCCAGTGTTACGATTGTGGTTGGAGGTTCTAATATTGTTGCTAGGGGAACGCCCATTCAATTAGCTGTGACAATACCTAACCAGGCACCTGATAAGGAATTGGCAGTAGAAGTGATACTTTACCTAATATCGCCGAGTGGTCATGAGCTCATGGAAAGCCTTGGCATACAACCGTTAACACCAGCATTATTTTATGGCAACTTAAGCAATGCACCACCATTAATTAGGGCCTTTGCGAATTCTTCGTTATTGGCATATGGTGGCTAA